Proteins from a single region of Ananas comosus cultivar F153 linkage group 3, ASM154086v1, whole genome shotgun sequence:
- the LOC109708151 gene encoding growth-regulating factor 7-like: MESNTAEVGEKRDRSHDQEDLGHSFGFKCNSFHTLVRSPEARTSGGGGGGGVGGVTMATTSAFPFTAVQWAELQRQALIYKHIIASVPVPYCLLIPVSNLEVPFYHIVPNLYNLKHLNTMELEARRCHRTDGKKWRCSREAAPDRKYCDHHMRRTRPRSRKHAIETRKTTTAPPNLNFLSKSTDPKTKPTSNFREEITFNTIHQQQYKNKLMLNHTDLNRFCFPFPDESSICSRKENVDVFKTDGNVISSLSISTLLRLSVSCNTMEGSRSSIGGPLGEVLVSLSESSSSDSPSFAQSENVRVGE, translated from the exons ATGGAGAGTAACACTGCTGAGGTTGGGGAGAAGAGGGACAGGAGCCATGATCAAGAGGATCTGGGCCATAGCTTTGGCTTCAAATGCAACTCATTTCATACATTGGTCAGATCCCCAG AGGCCAGaacgagcggcggcggcggcggcggcggcgttggCGGTGTTACTATGGCCACGACGAGTGCTTTTCCGTTTACCGCAGTGCAGTGGGCGGAGTTACAGAGGCAGGCTTTGATCTATAAACATATCATTGCCTCAGTTCCAGTCCCCTACTGCCTTCTTATCCCAGTATCTAACTTAGAAGTCCCCTTCTACCACATAGTTCCCAACT TATATAATCTTAAGCACTTAAATACTATGGAGCTCGAGGCTAGAAGGTGCCATCGAACCGATGGCAAAAAATGGAGGTGCTCAAGAGAAGCTGCGCCCGATCGCAAGTACTGTGACCACCACATGCGAAGAACTCGACCACGTTCAAGGAAGCATGCGATCGAAACACGCAAAACAACCACCGCACCGCCCAACTTGAACTTTCTATCCAAATCTACAGACCCGAAAACCAAACCAACATCGAATTTTCGTGAAGAGATAACATTCAACACAATTCATCAGCAACAATATAAGAACAAGTTGATGCTAAACCATACAGATTTGAATAGATTCTGCTTCCCTTTCCCAGACGAGTCAAGCATTTGCAGCCGAAAGGAGAATGTCGATGTGTTTAAAACCGATGGCAACGTTATATCTTCTCTTTCAATCTCTACACTACTTCGCCTCTCTGTGTCATGTAACACTATGGAGGGCTCGCGTTCGTCGATCGGTGGGCCCCTTGGAGAGGTCTTGGTTTCTTTGTCAGAAAGTAGTAGCAGCGACAGTCCCTCCTTCGCCCAGTCGGAGAATGTGCGGGTTGGCGAATAG